A single region of the Winslowiella toletana genome encodes:
- a CDS encoding putative hemolysin, whose translation MKAATFLLAGAALLLSACSSNVDNEPPQQATAAHVPARVNMSELAASNCASAGGTLAFSRQLDGSSTGMCQLANGRRCGESALLSGTCARF comes from the coding sequence ATGAAAGCAGCGACCTTTCTGCTTGCCGGCGCTGCGTTGCTGTTATCAGCATGCAGCAGCAACGTCGACAATGAACCGCCGCAGCAGGCAACTGCCGCCCACGTACCTGCCAGAGTGAATATGTCTGAGTTAGCCGCATCCAACTGCGCCAGCGCCGGTGGCACTCTGGCGTTTTCGCGACAGTTAGACGGTAGCTCGACAGGCATGTGTCAGCTTGCCAATGGGCGTCGCTGCGGGGAAAGCGCCTTGCTGAGTGGCACCTGCGCCAGATTTTAA
- the nifJ gene encoding pyruvate:ferredoxin (flavodoxin) oxidoreductase — protein MITIDGNGAVASVAFRTSEVIAIYPITPSSTMAELADAWSGDGRKNIWGDVPRVVEMQSEAGAIATVHGALQTGALSTSFTSSQGLLLMIPTLYKLAGQLTPFVLHVAARTVATHALSIFGDHSDVMAVRQTGCAMLCASSVQEAQDFALIAQMASLNSRIPFIHFFDGFRTSHEINKIAPISDNTLQNLMPQSAIDAHRQRALSPDHPIIRGTSANPDTYFQSREATNPWYNATCGHVEKAMNDFAAETGRQYQPFEYYGHPQADRVIVIMGSAAGTCEEVIDELLQRGERVGVVKVRLYRPFSAKHLLQAIPLSAKNIAVLDRTKEPGAVAEPLYLDVMTSIAEAFSRGERQQMPRVTGGRYGLSSKEFGPSCVLAIYRTLATDNPPARFTVGIYDDVTHLSLPLPENSLPNHAKLEALFYGLGSDGTVSATKNNIKIIGNSTPLNVQGYFVYDSKKAGGLTVSHLRVSERPIHSAYLVDKADFIGCHQLQFIDKYQMVERLKPGGTFLLNTPYSATEVWSRLPQEVQALLRQKQAHFYVINAAKIARDCQLGARINTVMQMAFFQLSQILSGDSALIELQNAIARSYSSKGQQLVERNWQALAVAQQAIQHVPLQPVDANSPLRPPVVSDAAPDFVKTVTAAMLAGLGDALPVSALPPDGSWPTGTTRWEKRNIAEEVPIWKPELCTQCNHCVAACPHSAIRAKVVAPEALDSAPEQLQSMDVKARDMRGQKYVLQVAPEDCTGCNLCVEVCPAKDRQQPSIKAINMMSRLEHVEEEKQNYDFFLQLPEIDPAQLERIDIRTSQLISPLFEYSGACSGCGETPYIKLLTQLYGDRLLIANATGCSSIYGGNLPSTPYTTNAEGRGPAWANSLFEDNAEFGLGFRLTVDQHRQRVNRLLEHYRNQLPEQLADELKSDSVTIAQRRQQISALRDALQHIDEDDARQLISDADALVEKSIWLIGGDGWAYDIGFGGLDHVLSLTENVNILVLDTQGYSNTGGQASKATPMGAVTKFGEHGKRKARKDLGVSMMMYGHVYVAQISLGAQLNQTVKAIQEAEAYPGPSLIIAYSPCEDHGYDLASSHDQMRLLTSSGFWPLYRFDPRRTEQGKLPLALDSRPPTSELEQALMNEQRFRRLYTQQPEVARQLWHDASEDLQRRYQMLARMAGKEETNES, from the coding sequence ATGATAACTATTGACGGTAACGGGGCTGTTGCCTCTGTCGCTTTTCGCACCAGCGAAGTGATTGCTATCTACCCAATTACCCCCAGTTCCACCATGGCCGAGTTAGCCGATGCCTGGTCTGGTGATGGCCGTAAAAATATCTGGGGCGATGTCCCGCGCGTGGTGGAGATGCAGTCGGAAGCCGGAGCCATTGCCACGGTGCATGGCGCACTGCAAACGGGCGCCCTCTCCACCTCTTTCACCTCATCTCAGGGTTTACTGTTGATGATCCCGACGCTGTACAAACTGGCCGGTCAGCTAACGCCATTTGTCCTGCACGTCGCGGCTCGCACCGTTGCCACCCACGCGTTATCAATTTTTGGCGATCACTCGGATGTGATGGCCGTGCGCCAGACCGGCTGCGCGATGCTGTGCGCCAGCAGCGTGCAGGAAGCGCAGGATTTTGCGCTGATTGCGCAAATGGCGTCACTGAACAGCCGGATTCCATTTATTCACTTTTTTGATGGCTTCCGCACGTCCCATGAAATCAACAAAATTGCACCGATTTCCGATAACACGCTGCAAAATCTGATGCCACAAAGCGCTATCGATGCCCATCGCCAGCGAGCATTATCACCGGATCATCCAATTATTCGCGGCACCTCCGCTAACCCGGATACTTACTTCCAGTCGCGCGAGGCCACCAATCCCTGGTATAACGCCACCTGCGGTCATGTGGAAAAGGCGATGAATGATTTCGCCGCCGAAACCGGCCGTCAGTATCAGCCGTTTGAGTATTACGGTCATCCACAGGCCGATCGCGTTATCGTGATCATGGGTTCTGCGGCCGGTACTTGCGAAGAGGTGATTGACGAACTGTTGCAACGTGGCGAGCGCGTCGGTGTGGTGAAAGTGCGCTTGTATCGGCCGTTTTCTGCCAAACACCTGCTACAGGCAATTCCTCTTAGCGCCAAAAATATTGCGGTGCTGGACCGCACTAAAGAGCCGGGCGCTGTGGCTGAACCGCTGTATCTGGATGTAATGACGTCAATCGCGGAAGCGTTCAGCCGCGGTGAACGTCAACAAATGCCACGGGTGACGGGCGGACGCTACGGTTTATCATCGAAAGAATTTGGCCCGTCCTGCGTGCTGGCGATTTACCGCACACTGGCGACGGACAACCCACCAGCGCGCTTTACCGTTGGCATTTACGACGATGTCACCCACCTTTCATTGCCGCTGCCGGAAAACAGCCTGCCAAACCATGCCAAACTTGAAGCACTGTTTTACGGCCTCGGCAGCGACGGCACCGTCTCTGCAACTAAAAACAATATTAAAATTATTGGCAACAGCACGCCGTTAAACGTGCAGGGCTACTTTGTCTATGATTCGAAAAAAGCGGGCGGATTAACCGTATCCCATCTGCGCGTCAGTGAACGACCGATCCACTCTGCCTACCTGGTCGATAAGGCAGATTTTATTGGCTGCCACCAGCTACAGTTTATTGATAAATACCAGATGGTTGAGCGACTTAAACCGGGCGGCACCTTCCTGCTGAATACCCCGTATAGCGCCACAGAAGTCTGGTCACGCTTACCGCAGGAAGTCCAGGCGCTGCTGCGGCAGAAACAGGCGCATTTTTATGTCATTAACGCGGCGAAAATTGCCCGCGACTGCCAGCTGGGTGCGCGTATTAACACCGTGATGCAGATGGCCTTCTTCCAGCTGAGCCAAATTTTATCCGGCGACAGTGCGTTAATTGAACTGCAGAACGCCATTGCCCGCAGCTACAGCAGCAAAGGCCAGCAGCTGGTTGAACGTAACTGGCAGGCGCTGGCAGTAGCGCAGCAGGCTATACAGCATGTGCCGTTACAGCCGGTCGATGCCAACAGTCCGCTGCGCCCGCCGGTGGTTTCCGATGCGGCACCCGATTTTGTGAAAACGGTCACCGCCGCAATGCTGGCCGGACTGGGCGATGCGCTGCCGGTATCCGCTCTGCCGCCAGATGGCAGCTGGCCAACCGGCACCACCCGATGGGAAAAACGCAATATCGCGGAAGAAGTGCCAATCTGGAAACCTGAACTGTGCACTCAGTGTAATCATTGCGTCGCCGCCTGCCCGCATTCGGCAATCCGCGCCAAAGTCGTGGCGCCAGAAGCACTTGACTCAGCACCTGAACAGTTACAGTCAATGGATGTGAAAGCGCGCGACATGCGCGGTCAGAAGTATGTCTTACAGGTGGCACCAGAAGATTGTACCGGCTGTAATCTCTGCGTCGAAGTCTGCCCGGCGAAAGACCGTCAGCAGCCGTCGATCAAGGCGATTAATATGATGTCGCGTCTTGAACACGTGGAAGAAGAAAAACAGAATTATGACTTCTTTCTTCAGTTGCCAGAAATCGATCCGGCCCAGCTTGAGCGCATTGATATCCGCACCTCGCAGCTCATTTCGCCGCTGTTTGAATACTCAGGTGCTTGTTCAGGCTGTGGGGAAACGCCGTACATTAAATTGCTGACGCAGCTGTACGGTGACCGCCTGCTGATCGCCAATGCCACCGGCTGCTCATCGATTTATGGCGGTAACCTGCCGTCAACGCCTTACACCACCAATGCTGAAGGACGTGGGCCGGCGTGGGCCAATTCGCTGTTTGAGGATAATGCCGAGTTTGGTCTGGGCTTTCGTTTAACCGTCGACCAACACCGACAGCGCGTCAATCGTCTGCTGGAGCACTACCGCAATCAACTGCCAGAGCAGTTGGCAGACGAGCTTAAAAGTGACAGTGTCACCATAGCGCAGCGGCGGCAGCAGATTTCCGCCCTGCGCGATGCCCTACAGCATATTGATGAAGACGATGCCCGGCAGTTAATCAGCGATGCTGATGCACTGGTGGAAAAATCAATCTGGCTGATTGGCGGGGATGGCTGGGCGTATGATATCGGTTTTGGCGGTCTTGACCATGTGCTGAGCCTGACGGAGAACGTCAATATCCTGGTACTTGATACGCAGGGCTACTCCAATACCGGCGGTCAGGCATCCAAAGCTACACCGATGGGTGCGGTAACTAAATTCGGTGAACACGGTAAGCGTAAGGCGCGCAAAGATCTGGGCGTCAGTATGATGATGTATGGCCATGTGTATGTGGCGCAGATTTCGCTTGGCGCACAGCTGAATCAGACGGTAAAAGCGATTCAGGAAGCGGAAGCTTATCCAGGGCCTTCACTGATTATCGCCTACAGTCCCTGTGAGGATCACGGCTATGATTTAGCCAGCAGCCACGACCAGATGCGGCTGCTGACCTCCAGTGGCTTCTGGCCGCTGTATCGTTTTGATCCGCGCCGTACTGAGCAAGGCAAGTTACCGCTGGCGCTGGATTCACGCCCCCCGACCAGCGAACTGGAACAGGCACTAATGAATGAGCAACGTTTCCGCCGTCTTTACACGCAACAACCTGAAGTTGCGCGCCAGCTGTGGCATGATGCCAGTGAGGATCTGCAACGCCGCTATCAAATGCTGGCACGGATGGCTGGTAAAGAGGAAACAAACGAGTCGTAA
- a CDS encoding putative quinol monooxygenase — protein sequence MSNKSLMIVAKFVAQPGKADELKKVLSACIAPSRAESGCVHYDLYRSVEDGNVFLFHETWQDEAAIAEHGEQPHFKKLLAGCENLLKSPPEIIKH from the coding sequence ATGAGTAATAAAAGTCTGATGATTGTGGCTAAATTCGTTGCACAACCGGGTAAAGCCGATGAGCTGAAAAAAGTATTAAGCGCCTGCATTGCACCAAGCCGCGCCGAGTCCGGATGTGTGCATTACGATCTTTATCGCAGCGTTGAAGACGGCAACGTGTTTCTGTTTCATGAAACCTGGCAGGATGAAGCCGCTATCGCCGAACATGGTGAACAGCCGCATTTTAAAAAGCTGCTGGCCGGCTGCGAGAATCTGCTGAAATCCCCGCCGGAAATCATTAAACACTGA
- the dbpA gene encoding ATP-dependent RNA helicase DbpA — MTAFSTLTQLPASQLTNLEEMGYLAMTPIQAAALPDILAGRDVRAQAKTGSGKTAAFGLGVLQRIDPTQYTTQSLVLCPTRELADQVTKELRRLARFTQNIKILTLCGGQPIGVQRDSLQHAPHIVVGTPGRILDHLKRETLNIGSIATLVLDEADRMLEMGFRDDIDAIIGYSTPSRQTLLFSATWPQGIAQISNRIQRDPLTVETDDVSELPAIEQSFWEGSNRDKLPMLMGLLSEQQPKSCVVFCNTKRECDDIAQALEGSQISAMALHGDLEQRDRDQVLIRFANGSCRVLVATDVAARGLDIKELAMVVNYQLSFDPEVHVHRIGRTARAGQQGKAVSFVAPDEMVRAHALEDYLQMKLNWQSGSALKSVAIKPLDAEMATLCIDGGRKAKIRPGDILGALTGDAGLKAELIGKIDITPTHAYVAIRHDAARQAMKQLQQGKIKGKTCRARLLK; from the coding sequence GTGACCGCTTTTTCAACCCTGACGCAATTACCCGCCAGCCAGCTGACCAATCTTGAAGAGATGGGCTATCTGGCGATGACGCCGATCCAGGCGGCTGCACTGCCTGACATCCTTGCTGGCCGCGATGTGCGTGCGCAAGCTAAAACCGGCAGTGGCAAAACCGCTGCGTTCGGCCTTGGCGTGCTGCAGCGTATCGACCCGACGCAGTACACCACTCAGTCGTTGGTGCTGTGCCCGACGCGCGAACTGGCGGATCAGGTGACCAAAGAGCTCCGCCGTCTGGCGAGATTTACCCAGAATATTAAAATTCTGACGCTGTGCGGTGGGCAGCCGATCGGTGTGCAGCGTGACTCGCTGCAACATGCCCCGCATATCGTAGTGGGCACGCCAGGGCGCATTCTCGACCATCTTAAGCGTGAAACGCTGAATATTGGCAGCATCGCCACGCTGGTGCTGGATGAAGCCGATCGGATGCTGGAGATGGGGTTCCGTGATGATATCGATGCGATTATCGGCTACAGCACGCCGTCACGTCAGACCCTGCTGTTTTCTGCCACCTGGCCGCAGGGTATCGCTCAGATCAGTAATCGTATTCAGCGCGATCCGCTGACGGTAGAAACGGATGATGTTTCTGAACTGCCGGCGATTGAGCAAAGTTTTTGGGAAGGCAGTAACCGCGATAAGCTGCCGATGCTGATGGGCCTGCTGAGTGAGCAGCAGCCGAAGTCCTGCGTGGTGTTTTGTAATACCAAACGTGAATGCGACGATATCGCGCAGGCGCTGGAGGGCAGCCAGATCAGCGCCATGGCACTGCACGGCGATTTAGAGCAGCGCGACCGCGATCAGGTGCTGATTCGTTTTGCCAACGGCAGCTGCCGGGTGCTGGTGGCGACCGATGTCGCGGCGCGCGGTCTGGATATTAAAGAGCTGGCAATGGTGGTTAACTACCAGCTGTCTTTCGATCCAGAAGTGCACGTGCACCGTATTGGCCGTACCGCGCGCGCCGGTCAGCAGGGTAAGGCGGTGAGTTTCGTTGCCCCGGATGAGATGGTGCGCGCCCATGCGCTGGAAGATTATCTGCAAATGAAGCTAAACTGGCAGTCAGGCAGCGCACTGAAATCGGTTGCGATTAAACCGCTGGATGCGGAGATGGCGACGCTGTGTATTGATGGTGGGCGCAAAGCGAAAATTCGTCCGGGCGATATTCTCGGCGCATTGACCGGTGATGCCGGATTAAAGGCTGAGCTGATTGGCAAAATCGATATTACGCCAACCCACGCTTACGTGGCGATCCGCCATGATGCCGCACGCCAGGCAATGAAACAGCTGCAGCAGGGCAAAATCAAAGGTAAAACCTGCCGCGCACGCTTGCTGAAGTAA
- a CDS encoding type II toxin-antitoxin system RelE/ParE family toxin, whose product MKTLYWINSSKKDLQSLPEKDQDTFGFALHLAQCGDKHVQSKPLKGFGGAGVLEVVEDFFSDTYRAVYTVNFNDAVYVLHAFQKKSSSGMVTPKPDMDKIRERLKTAENHVKGVYHES is encoded by the coding sequence ATGAAAACACTATATTGGATCAACAGTAGTAAAAAAGATCTTCAGTCGTTACCTGAGAAGGATCAGGACACCTTCGGCTTTGCCCTGCATCTGGCGCAGTGTGGCGATAAACATGTGCAGTCTAAGCCATTAAAAGGATTTGGCGGTGCCGGTGTACTGGAAGTTGTTGAGGACTTTTTTAGTGACACTTACCGGGCGGTGTATACCGTTAATTTTAATGATGCTGTGTACGTCCTGCACGCTTTTCAGAAAAAATCTTCATCCGGTATGGTGACGCCAAAGCCGGACATGGACAAAATTCGTGAAAGGCTGAAAACCGCAGAAAACCATGTTAAAGGAGTTTACCATGAGTCATGA
- a CDS encoding helix-turn-helix domain-containing protein → MSHDIEISSGNVYADIGLNDAEEMQVKAQLATAIGNIIKSRRLTQEQAAKLLGISQPKLSTLLRGQFRGISEAKMLDCLTRLGRDIEIVVSKPRCTPGSLKVVFA, encoded by the coding sequence ATGAGTCATGATATTGAAATCAGCAGCGGCAATGTGTACGCCGACATCGGCCTGAATGATGCCGAAGAGATGCAGGTAAAAGCTCAGCTTGCTACCGCTATTGGCAATATTATTAAAAGCCGTCGCCTGACCCAGGAACAGGCAGCCAAGCTGCTCGGAATAAGCCAGCCTAAACTGTCTACGCTGTTGCGTGGGCAGTTCCGCGGGATCAGCGAAGCCAAAATGCTTGATTGCCTGACTCGCTTAGGCCGTGATATCGAGATTGTGGTCAGCAAACCGCGCTGCACCCCCGGCAGCTTGAAAGTTGTATTTGCCTGA
- the ttcA gene encoding tRNA 2-thiocytidine(32) synthetase TtcA, with translation MQQNQENTKKEQYNLNKLQKRLRRNVGEAIADYNMIEDGDRIMVCLSGGKDSYTMLEMLSSLQKSAPISFSLVAVNLDQKQPGFPAHILPQYLETLGVEYQIVNEDTYSIVKDKIPEGKTTCSLCSRLRRGILYRTASELGATKIALGHHRDDILQTLFLNMFYGGKMKGMPPKLMSDDGKHIVIRPLAYCREKDIERFAIARQYPIIPCNLCGSQPNLQRQVIADMLRDWDKRYPGRIETMFSAMQNVVPSHMADHALFDFKGIQHGSEVVDGGDLAFDRESVPAQPVGWQPEDDDEQQPLQRLDVLEIK, from the coding sequence ATGCAACAAAATCAAGAAAACACCAAGAAAGAGCAGTATAACCTGAACAAGCTGCAAAAACGCCTGCGCCGCAACGTCGGTGAAGCGATTGCCGATTATAATATGATAGAAGATGGCGATCGCATCATGGTCTGTCTCTCGGGCGGTAAAGACAGCTACACCATGCTGGAGATGCTGAGCAGCCTGCAGAAAAGCGCGCCAATCTCCTTCTCGCTGGTGGCGGTGAATCTTGACCAGAAGCAACCGGGATTCCCGGCGCATATTCTGCCGCAATATCTGGAAACGCTGGGCGTTGAATATCAGATCGTTAATGAAGACACTTATTCGATCGTTAAAGATAAGATCCCGGAAGGCAAAACCACCTGCTCACTGTGCTCTCGTCTGCGTCGCGGTATCCTCTACCGTACCGCCAGCGAGCTGGGTGCGACCAAAATCGCGCTCGGTCACCATCGCGATGACATCCTGCAAACGCTGTTCCTGAATATGTTCTACGGCGGCAAGATGAAAGGTATGCCACCGAAACTGATGAGCGATGATGGTAAACATATCGTTATCCGTCCACTGGCCTACTGCCGTGAGAAAGATATCGAGCGTTTTGCCATCGCGCGCCAGTACCCTATCATTCCATGCAACCTGTGTGGTTCACAGCCTAACCTGCAACGCCAGGTGATTGCCGATATGCTGCGCGACTGGGATAAACGCTATCCAGGACGCATTGAAACCATGTTCAGCGCCATGCAGAACGTGGTGCCATCGCACATGGCCGACCACGCTTTGTTTGATTTCAAAGGCATTCAGCACGGTAGTGAAGTCGTTGACGGTGGCGATCTGGCGTTTGACCGTGAATCAGTGCCCGCACAGCCGGTCGGCTGGCAGCCAGAGGATGACGACGAGCAGCAGCCGTTACAACGTCTCGACGTGTTAGAAATCAAATAA
- the ynaL gene encoding proline-rich small protein YnaL has product MSTRDYAERPQASDPVPTDPIPIPEPIPRPQPMPDPPPDEPNPHPIIDPPPHV; this is encoded by the coding sequence ATGTCTACCCGTGATTATGCTGAACGTCCGCAGGCTTCTGACCCGGTTCCCACCGATCCGATACCGATTCCCGAACCGATTCCACGGCCACAACCGATGCCCGATCCGCCACCTGACGAGCCAAACCCGCATCCAATCATTGATCCACCGCCACACGTATAA
- the zntB gene encoding zinc transporter ZntB, with protein MDVIEGKALQVSDAIISCQLDGKGGLIPINDSEVIDCERPCWLHLNYTHSESADWLMSTPLIPDTVRAGLAGDSMRPRVSRLGDGFMITLRSVNLNTESRPDQLVAIRVFINDKLIVSTRRRKVYAIDEVLTDLQNGNGPVDGGSWLVDVCDALTDHASEFIEELHDKIIELEDALLDQRVPARGELALIRKQIIVMRRYMAPQRDVYARLASERLGWMDDDQRRRMQEISDRLGRGLDDLDASVARTAVLADEITTVMADAMNRRTYTMSLLAMVFLPTTFLTGLFGVNLGGIPGGDWRFGFSVFCLMLVVLVLGVAWWLKRRNWL; from the coding sequence GTGGACGTCATTGAAGGCAAAGCACTACAGGTTTCCGATGCGATTATCTCCTGCCAGCTTGATGGCAAAGGTGGGCTGATCCCTATCAACGACAGCGAAGTGATTGACTGCGAACGTCCTTGCTGGTTGCACCTGAACTATACCCACAGTGAAAGCGCCGACTGGCTGATGTCAACGCCGCTGATTCCGGATACCGTGCGGGCAGGGCTTGCCGGTGACAGCATGCGTCCGCGCGTCAGTCGTCTGGGCGATGGCTTTATGATCACCTTACGCAGCGTGAATTTGAACACTGAGTCACGTCCCGACCAACTGGTAGCGATCCGGGTGTTCATTAACGATAAACTGATCGTCTCAACCCGGCGTCGCAAGGTTTACGCCATTGATGAAGTGCTGACCGATCTGCAAAATGGCAACGGCCCGGTGGATGGTGGCAGCTGGCTGGTGGACGTTTGTGATGCGCTAACCGATCATGCCAGCGAATTTATCGAAGAGCTGCACGATAAAATTATCGAGCTGGAAGATGCGCTGCTTGATCAACGTGTTCCGGCACGCGGCGAACTGGCGCTGATTCGTAAGCAGATTATTGTGATGCGCCGCTATATGGCACCGCAGCGTGATGTTTATGCCCGATTGGCCAGCGAACGTCTGGGCTGGATGGACGACGATCAGCGCCGCCGGATGCAGGAAATCTCTGACCGGCTGGGTCGCGGGCTGGATGATCTGGATGCCAGTGTGGCGCGTACCGCGGTACTGGCTGACGAAATCACCACGGTAATGGCGGACGCGATGAATCGTCGGACCTATACCATGTCACTGCTGGCGATGGTCTTTCTGCCAACCACTTTCCTGACCGGACTGTTTGGCGTCAATCTTGGCGGTATTCCGGGTGGCGACTGGCGGTTTGGCTTCAGCGTTTTCTGCCTGATGTTAGTCGTGCTGGTACTCGGCGTTGCCTGGTGGTTAAAACGACGTAACTGGCTGTGA
- the bglF gene encoding PTS beta-glucoside transporter subunit IIABC, which produces MKYKELSESILAGVGGKDNIKSVMHCATRLRFKLKDNSKADSAGLKNNPGVIMVVESGGQYQVVIGNHVSEVYQALLAESGLGDRQDASSTDADNESLFARFIDIVSGIFTPFIGVMAASGILKGLLAVGLTIGAIDETSGSYKTLFAASDALFYFLPIALGYTAGKKFGGNPFICMTIGAALVHPVMLEAFQAEQNGGAPIHFFGIPMLLINYSSSVIPIIFASWLSCLTERTIHTRLPSAIRNFTTPLLCLALVVPLTFLVIGPLATWLSQLLADSYLFVYQLNSTIAGALVGALWQVCVIFGLHWGLVPIMLNNLSITGQDTLLPLVLPAIMGQAGATLGVLLQTRDARMKGIAASAFSASLFGITEPAVYGVTLPRRRPFIFGCIGGALGAAILGYWHTATFSFGLASVFTFAQVIPKTGFDATVVAAITGSAVAFIFAAIATRFFSTDSVAPVASAETAGVRAEPPTVAAAALLTKTTLSNPIAGQVMPLEQVNDETFASGLLGKGIAIKPTQGRVVSPVNGCVSSLFRTRHAIGLADENGAEVLIHVGIDTVKLNGQHFIAHVKQDDEVRIGDLLIEFDISAITAAGYDLTTPVMISNSDDYIDILAASQQSQLDEGAPLLTLIK; this is translated from the coding sequence ATGAAATACAAGGAATTATCAGAATCGATTCTCGCGGGCGTTGGCGGTAAAGACAACATTAAATCTGTGATGCACTGCGCCACCCGCCTGCGTTTTAAGCTGAAAGATAACAGCAAAGCAGACAGCGCCGGACTGAAGAATAATCCCGGCGTGATAATGGTTGTGGAAAGCGGTGGCCAGTATCAGGTGGTGATTGGCAACCATGTATCTGAGGTATATCAGGCGCTGCTGGCCGAAAGCGGCCTCGGCGATCGGCAGGACGCCTCTTCGACCGATGCCGATAACGAGTCATTGTTTGCCCGTTTTATCGATATCGTTTCCGGTATTTTTACGCCATTTATTGGCGTGATGGCCGCCTCCGGGATTCTGAAAGGTTTACTGGCGGTGGGCCTGACGATCGGGGCAATTGACGAGACCAGCGGCAGTTACAAGACCCTGTTTGCCGCCAGTGATGCACTGTTTTACTTTTTACCCATTGCACTGGGCTACACCGCTGGAAAAAAATTCGGTGGTAATCCGTTTATTTGTATGACCATTGGCGCGGCGTTGGTGCATCCGGTGATGCTGGAAGCCTTTCAGGCAGAACAAAACGGTGGCGCGCCGATTCACTTCTTTGGCATTCCGATGCTGCTGATTAACTACAGCTCGTCGGTTATTCCGATTATCTTCGCCAGCTGGCTCTCCTGCCTGACTGAGCGCACCATCCATACGCGGCTGCCTTCTGCTATTCGCAACTTCACCACGCCATTACTCTGTCTGGCATTGGTAGTACCACTAACATTTCTGGTTATTGGTCCGCTGGCGACCTGGCTAAGTCAGCTGCTGGCTGATAGCTATCTGTTTGTTTACCAGCTTAACTCGACGATTGCCGGTGCGTTAGTCGGCGCGCTGTGGCAGGTATGCGTGATTTTCGGTCTGCACTGGGGGCTGGTGCCGATTATGCTGAACAACCTCAGCATCACCGGTCAGGACACGCTGTTACCGCTGGTGCTTCCGGCGATTATGGGTCAGGCCGGCGCCACACTTGGTGTACTGCTTCAGACCCGTGATGCCCGAATGAAAGGCATTGCCGCCTCAGCCTTCAGCGCCAGCCTGTTCGGTATCACCGAGCCTGCGGTGTATGGCGTCACTCTGCCGAGACGCCGTCCATTCATCTTCGGCTGCATCGGCGGCGCACTCGGCGCAGCAATCCTTGGCTACTGGCACACCGCTACCTTCTCATTTGGATTAGCCAGCGTATTCACCTTTGCGCAGGTGATACCCAAAACCGGTTTTGATGCCACGGTCGTCGCGGCGATTACCGGCTCTGCTGTCGCTTTTATCTTTGCCGCTATCGCCACGCGCTTTTTCAGCACCGACAGCGTCGCCCCCGTCGCCAGCGCTGAAACCGCTGGCGTGAGGGCCGAACCACCAACCGTCGCCGCTGCTGCTCTGTTAACGAAAACCACCCTCAGCAATCCGATCGCCGGTCAGGTAATGCCGCTCGAACAGGTGAATGATGAAACCTTTGCCAGTGGACTGCTGGGTAAAGGCATCGCGATCAAACCAACCCAGGGTCGGGTCGTTTCACCGGTCAACGGATGCGTCTCTTCGCTGTTCCGTACCCGCCACGCCATCGGTCTGGCCGATGAAAACGGAGCGGAAGTGCTGATCCACGTCGGTATCGATACCGTTAAGCTCAATGGTCAGCATTTCATCGCCCATGTAAAGCAGGATGACGAAGTCCGGATCGGTGACCTGCTGATTGAATTCGATATTTCCGCGATTACCGCGGCAGGCTATGACCTGACCACGCCGGTAATGATCAGCAACAGCGATGACTACATCGATATTTTAGCCGCCAGTCAGCAAAGCCAGCTCGATGAAGGCGCCCCGCTGCTGACTCTGATTAAATAA